Proteins found in one Macaca nemestrina isolate mMacNem1 chromosome 4, mMacNem.hap1, whole genome shotgun sequence genomic segment:
- the LOC105471396 gene encoding serine-rich single-pass membrane protein 1 — protein MGDLFSLFWEVDPPPIPLNCAIPNQDYECRKDDSCGTIGNFLLWYFVIVFVLMFFSRASVWMSEDKKDEGSGTSTSVRKASKETSYKWQSKDGAWDPSQTMKKPKQNQLTPVTNSEVALVNAYLEQRRARRQSQFNEVNQNQHDSDTTECGSEESNSEASSWKESESEHHPSPDSIKRRKMAQRQRNLGSYQMSERHCLHCKAMRTNEWLVHHSQQKASVTPPMKGDSPEESSISDINTKFSKF, from the exons ATGGGAgaccttttttccttattttgggAGGTAGATCCTCCCCCCATACCTTTAAATTGTGCCATTCCAAATCAGGATTATGAATGCCGGAAGGATGACTCTTGTGGGACCATAGGGAACTTCCTGCTTTGGTATTTTGTCATTGTATTTGTCCTGATGTTCTTCTCTAGGGCTTCTGTCTGG ATGTCTGAGGATAAAAAGGATGAAGGCAGTGGGACAAGTACTTCAGTAAGGAAAG CAAGCAAAGAGACTTCCTACAAGTGGCAAAGCAAAGACGGTGCCTGGGATCCCTCACAGACAATGAAGAAACCAAAGCAGAACCAACTTACTCCTGTAACCAACTCAGAAGTGGCTTTGGTCAATGCCTATCTTGAGCAAAGACGAGCCAGGCGCCAGTCTCAGTTCAATGAGGTGAACCAGAACCAACATGACAGTGATACTACGGAGTGTGGCAGTGAAGAATCTAACTCAGAAGCCTCCTCATGGAAGGAGAGTGAAAGTGAACACCACCCATCACCAGACAGTATTAAGAGGAGAAAAATGGCTCAGAGGCAAAGGAATCTGGGAAGTTACCAAATGAGTGAAAGGCACTGCCTCCACTGCAAAGCCATGAGAACCAATGAATGGTTGGTGCACCATTCCCAACAAAAGGCTTCAGTAACACCGCCAATGAAAGGAGACAGTCCAGAGGAAAGTTCCATATCTGACATTAACACGAAATTtagtaaattttga